acacacacacctgcagcagcaTGTCcccgggagacacacacacacacacctgcagcagcaTGTCCccgggagagacacacacacacacacacacacctgcagcagcatgtccccaggatacacacacacacacacacacacacacacacacacacctgcagcagcaTGTCCCCGGGCTCGATCCTCCCGTCCGCGGCCACCGCGCCGCCCTTCATGATGGAGCCGATGTAAATTCCGCCGTCGCCGCGCTCGTTACTCTGCCCGACGATGGAGATCCCCAGGAAGTTATATTTCTCTGCcgggggcgagagggagcgcGTGAGTAACCAGAGAGCGCCcggagagagcgcgcagagagagcgcgcagagagagcgcgcagagagagcgcgcagagagagcgcgcagagagagcgcgcagagagagcgcgcagagagagcgcgcagagagagcgcgcagagagagcgcgcagagagagcgcgcagagagagcgcgcagagagagcgcgcagagagagcgcgctcgTTACTCTGCCCGACGATGGAGATCCCCAGGAAGTTATATTTCTCTGCcgggggcgagagggagcgcGTGAGTAAccagagagcgcgcagagagagcgcgcagagagagcgcgcagagagagcgcgcagagagagcgcgcagagagagcgcgcagagagagcgcgcagagagagcgcgcagagagagcgcgcagagagagcgcgcagagagagcgcgcagagagagcgcgtgagtaaCCAGCGTGCGCccggagagagcgcgcgcgcagagaaagcgcgcagagagagcgcgctcgTTACTCTGCCCCACGATGGAGATCCCCAGGAAGTTATATTTCTCTGCcgggggcgagagggagcgcGTGAGTAACCAGAGCGCGCCcggagagagcgcgcagagagagcgcgcagagagagcgcgcagagagagcgcgcagagagagcgcgcagagagagcgcgcagagagagcgcgcagagagagcgcgcagagagagcgcgcagagagagcgcgcagagagagcgcgcagagagagcgcgcagagagagcgcgcagagagagcgcgcagagagagcgcgcagagagagcgcgcagagagagcgcgctcgTTACTCTGCCCGACGATGGAGATCCCCAGGAAGTTATATTTCTCTGCcgggggcgagagggagcgcGTGAGTAAccagagagcgcgcagagagagcgcgcagagagagcgcgcagagagagcgcgcagagagagcgcatgAGTAACCAGCGTGCGCccggagagagcgcgcgcgcagagaaagcgcgcagagagagcgcgctcgTTACTCTGCCCCACGATGGAGATCCCCAGGAAGTTATATTTCTCTGCcgggggcgagagggagcgcGTGAGTAAccagagagcgcgcagagagagcgcgcagagagagcgcgcagagagagcgcgcagagagagcgcgcagagagagcgcgcagagagagcgcgcagagagagcgcgcagagagagcgcgcagagagagcgcgcagagagagcgcgctcgTTACTCTGCCCCACGATGGAGATCCCCAGGAAGTTATATTTCTCTGCGAGAGGGAGCGCGTGAGTAACCAGAGAGCGCGCGGAGGGAACGCGCAGAGCGCtcagagagcgcgcagagagagcgcgcagagagagcgcgctcgTTACTCTGCCCGACGATGGAGATCCCCAGGAAGTTATATTTCTCTGCcgggggcgagagggagcgcGTGAGTAACCAGAGAGCGCCCGGAGAGAGCGCCcggagagagcgcgcagagagagcgcgcagagagagcgcgcagagagagcgcgcagagagagcgcgcagagagagcgcgcagagagagcgcgcagagagagcgcgcagagagagcgcgcagagagagcgcgcagagagagcgcgctcgTTACTCTGCCCGACGATGGAGATCCCCAGGAAGTTATATTTCTCTGCcgggggcgagagggagcgcGTGAGTAACCAGAGCGCGCccggagagagcgcgcgcgcagagaaagcgcgcagagagagcgcgcagagagagcgcgctcgTTACTCTGCCCCACGATGGAGATCCTCAGGAAGTTATATTTCTCTGCcgggggcgagagggagcgcGTGAGTAACCAGAGCGCGCCCggagagagcgcgcacgcagagagagcgcgcagagagagcgcgcagagagagcgcgcagagagagcgcgcagagagagcgcgcagagagagcgcgcagagagagcgcgctcgTTACTCTGCCCCACGATGGAGATCCCCAGGAAGTTATATTTCTCTGCcgggggcgagagggagcgcGTGAGTAACCAGAGCGCGCccggagagagagcgcgcgcagagAGCGCGCGCAGAGAGCGCGCGCAGAGAGCGCGCGCAGAGAGCGCGCGCAGAGAGCACGCGCAGAGAGCGCGcgcagagagcgcgcagagagagcgcgcagagagagcgcgcagagagagcgcgctcgTTACTCTGCCCCACGATGGAGATCCCCAGGAAGTTATATTtctctgccggggggggggggggcgagtgagtAACCAGAGCGCCCGGAGAGAGCGCGcgagcagagagagcgcagagagcgcgtGAGTAACCAGAGAGCGCgcggagagagcgcgcagagagagcgcgtgagtaaCCAGAGCGCGCccggagagagcgcgcgcgcgcagagaaagcgcgcagagagagcgcgctcgTTACTCTGCCCCACGATGGAGATCCCCAGGAAGTTATATTTCTCTGCcgggggcgagagggagcgcGTGAGTAAccagagagcgcgcagagagagcgcgcagagagagcgcgcagagagagcgcgcagagagagcgcgcagagagagcgcgcagagagagcgcgcagagagagcgcgctcgTTACTCTGCCCCACGATGGAGATCCCCAGGAAGTTATATTTCTCTGCGAGAGGGAGCGCGTGAGTAACCAGAGAGCGCGCGGAGGGAACGCGCAGAGAgcgcgcgcagagagagcgcgctcgTTACTCTGCCCGACGATGGAGATCCCCAGGAAGTTATATTTCTCTGCcgggggcgagagggagcgcGTGAGTAACCAGAGCGCGCccggagagagcgcgcgcgcagagaaagcgcgcagagagagcgcgcagagagagcgcgcagagagagcgcgctcgTTACTCTGCCCCACGATGGAGATCCCCAGGAAGTTATATTTCTCTGCcgggggcgagagggagcgcGTGAGTAACCAGAGCGCGCCcggagagagcgcgcagagagagcgcgcagagagagcgcgctcgTTACTCTGCCCCACGATGGAGATCCCCAGGAAGTTATATTTCTCTGCcgggggcgagagggagcgcGTGAGTAACCAGAGCGCGCccggagagagagcgcgcgcagagagagcgcgcagagagagcgcgcagagagagcgcgcagagagagcgcgcagagagagcgcgctcgTTACTCTGCCCCACGATGGAGATCCCCAGGAAGTTATATTTCtctgccggggggggagggggcgcgtgaGTAACCAGAGAGCGCGCGGAGAGAGCGCGCgcacagaaagagcgcagagagagcgcgctcgTTACTCTGCCCCACGATGGAGATCCCCAGGAAGTTATATTTCtctgccggggggggagggggcgcgtgaGTAACCAGAGAGCGCGCGGAGAGAGCGCGCgcacagaaagagcgcagagagagcgcgctcgTTACTCTGCCCCACGATGGAGATCCCCAGGAAGTTATATTTCtctgccggggggggagggggcgcgtgaGTAACCAGAGAGCGcgcggagagagcgcgcgcgcacagaaagagcgcacagagagcgcagagagagcgcgctcgTTACTCTGCCCCATGATGGAGATCCCCAGGAAGTTATATTtctctgccgggggggggggggggggggggggggggcgagagggagcgCGTGAGTAACCAGAGCGCGCCCGGAGGGAATgcgcgcgcagagagagcgcgcagagagtgCGTGAGTAACCAGAGCGCGCCCGGAGGGAACgcgcgcgcagagagagcgcgcagagtgCGTGAGTAACCAGAGCGCGCCCGGAGAGAGCGCGTGCGCAGAGAGCGCGCGCAGAGAGCGCGTGAGTAACCAGAGCGCACCCGGAGAGAGCGCGTGCGCAGAGAGAACGCGCAGAGAGCGCGTGAGTAACCAGAGCGCGCCCGGAAAGAACGcgcgcacagagagagcgcgcatagagcgCGCGTGAGTAACCAGAGCGCGCCCGGAGGGAACGCGcccgcagagagagcgcgcaaagaGAGCGCGCAAAGAGAGCGCGTGAGTAACCAGAGCGCGCCCGGAGGGAACGCGCGGGCAGAGAGAGcgtgcagagagagcgcgcacagaGAGCGCGCACAGAGAGCGCGTGAGTAAGCAGAGCGTGCCCGGAGGGAACgcgcgcgcagagagagcgcgcaaagaGAGCGCGTGAGTAACCAGAGCGCGCCCGGAGAGCGCGCACAGAAAGCGCGCACAGAGAGCGCGCACAGAGAGCGCGTGAGTAACCAGAGCACGCCCGGAGGGAACGCGCGCGCAGAAAGAGCGCGCAAAGAGAGCGCGCACAGAGAGCGCGTGAGTAACCAGAGCGCGCACAGAGAGCGCGCACAGAGAGCGCGCACAGAGAGCGCGCACAGAGAGCGCGCACAGAGAGCGCGCACAGAGAGCGCGCACAGAGAGCGCGCACAGAGAGCGCGCACAGAGAGCGCGCACAGAGAGCGCGCACAGAGAGCGCGTGAGTAACCAGAGCGCGCCCGGAGAGAACGCGCGCGCACAGAGAGCACGCACAGAGAGCACCTGAGTAACCAGAGCGCGCACGGAGAAAACGCGCGCGCACAGAGAGCGTGCACAGAGAGCGCGCACAGAGAGCGCGCACAGAGAGCGCGCACAGAGAGCGCGCACAGAGAGCGCGTGAGTAACCAGAGCGAGCCCGGAGAGAACGCGCGCGCACAGAGAGCGCGCACAGAGAGCGCGCACAGAGAGCGCGCACAGAGAGCGCGTGAGTAACCAGAGCGAGCCCGGAGAGAGCTCACGCGctgagagagcgcgcagagagagcgcgtgagtaaCCAAAGCGCGCCCGGAGAGAACGCGCGCGCAGAGAGAGCACGCACAGAGAGCGCGCACAGAGAGCGCGCACAGAGAGCGCGTGAGTAACCAGAGAGAGCCCGGAGAGAGCGcgtgcgcagagagagcgcgcagagagcgCGTGAGTAACCAGAGCGCGCCCAGAGAGAACGCGTGCGAAGAGAGAGCGCGCacagagagcgcgcagagagcgCGTGAGTAACCAGAGCGCGCCCGGAGAGAACAcgcgcgcagagagagcgcgcagagagagcgcgcagagagagcgcgtgagtaaCCAGAGCGCGCCCGGAGAGAGCGGtgcgcgcagagagagcgcgcagagagagcgcgtgagtaaCCAGACCGCGCCCggagagagcgcgcacgcagagagagcgcgcaaagaGAGCGCGCGTGAGTAACCAAAGCGTGCCCGGAGAGAGCGCCGCGCAGAGAGCGCGTGAGTAACCAGAGCGCGCCCGGAGAGAACgcgcgcgcagagagagcgcgcagagagagcgcgcaaagaGCGCGTGAGTAACCAGAGCGCGCCCGGAGGGAACgcgcgcgcagagagagcgcgcagagagagcgcgtgagtaaCCTAAGCGCGCCCGGAGAGAATGCGCGCGCACAGAGAGcgcgcacagagagagcgcgtgagtaaCCAGAGCGCGCCCGGAGGAGAACGCGCGCCCGAGAGAACGCGCGCACAGAGAGCGCGCACAGAGAGCGCGCACAGAGAGCGCGCACAGAGAGCGCGCACAGAGAGCGCGCACAGAGAGCGCGCACAGAGAGCGCGCACAGAGAGCGCGTGAGTAACCAGAGCGCGCCCGGAGGGAACGCGcgggcagagagagcgcgcagagagagcgcgcagagagagcgcgcacagaGAGCGCGTGAGTAAGCAGAGCGTGCCCGGAGGGAacgagcgcgcagagagagcgcgcaaagaGAGCGCGCACAGAGAGCGCGTGAGTAACCAGAGCGCGCCCGGAGAGCGCGCACAGAAAGCGCGCACAGAGAGCGCGCacagagagcgcgccacagagagcaCGCACAGAAAGCGCGCACAGAGAGCGTGCACAGAGAGCGCGCACAGAGAGCGCGTGAGTAACCAGAGCGCGCCCGGAGGGAACGCGCGCGCAGAGAGAGCacgcagagagagcgcgtgagtaaCCTAAGTGCGCCCGGAGAGAATGCGCGCGCACAGAGAGcgcgcacagagagagcgcgtgagtaaCCAGAGCGCGCCCGGAGAGAACGCGCGCACAGAGAGCGCGCACAGAGAGCGCGCACAGAGAGCGCGCACAGAGAGCGCGCTCGGAGAGAACGCGCGCGcacagagagcgcgagagcgcgcacagagagcgcgagagcgcgcacagagagcgcgagagcgcGCACAGAGAGCGCGCACAGAGAGGCGCCACAGAGAGCGCGCACAGAGAGCGCGCACAGAGGAGCGCGCACAGAGAGCGCGCGAGTAACCAGAGCGCGCCCGGAGAGAACGCGCGCACAGAGAGCGCGCACAGAGCGCGTGAGTAACCAGAGCGCGCCCGGAGAGAACGCGCGCGCACAGAGAGCGCGCACAGAGCGCGCACAGAGAGCGCGCACAGAGAGCGCGCACAGAGAGCGCGCACAGAGAGCGCGCACATGAGAGCGCGCACAGAGAGCGCGCACAGAGAGCGCGCACAGAGAGCGCGCACAGAGAGCGCGTGAGTAACCAGAGCGCGCCCGGAGAGAACGCGCGCGCACAGAGAGCGCGCACAGAGAGAGCACGCAGAGAAAGCGCGTGAGTAACCAGAGCGGCCCGGAGAGAACGCGCGCgcagagagtgcgcagagagagcgcgcaaagagagcgcgcagagagatatTTACCCTTGTTTAGTGTGACAGTAATAATGTTCAGAGACATCGTAGAATCTGTCACACTGCTGAATGACGACGTCTAAAAgataagagagagagtgtcatacgggggagggacagtctcattctgtgtcaccctgcggggggagggacagtctcattctgtgtcaccctgtggggggagggacagtctcattctgtgtcaccctgcggggggagggacagtctcattctgtgtcaccctgcggggggagggacagtctcattctgtgtcaccctgcggggggagggacagtctcattctggtgtcaccctgcggggggaggacagtctcattctgtgtcaccctgcggggggagggacagtctcattctgtgtcaccctgcggggggagggacagtctcattctgtgtcaccctgcggggggagggacagtctcattctgtgtcaccctgcggggggagggacagtctcatagctccttctgtctgtgtcactgtgtcaccctgcggggggagggacagtctcgttctgtgtcactctgcggggggagggacagtctcgttctgtgtcaccctgcgggggagggacagtctcattctgtgtcaccctgcggggggagggacagtctcattctgtgtcaccctgcggggggagggacagtctcattctgtgtcaccctgcggggggagggacagtctcattctgtgtcaccctgcggggggagggacagtctcattctgtgtcaccctgcggggggagggacagtctcattctgtgtcaccctgcggggggagggacagtctcattctgtgtcaccctgcgggggggagggacagtctcattctgtgtcaccctgcggggggaggacagtctcattctgtgtcaccctgcggggggagggacagtctcattctGTTtcacctgcggggggagggacagtctcattctgtgtcaccctgcgggggagggacagtctcattctgtgtcaccctgcggggggagggacagtctcatagctcccttctgtctgtgtcactgtgtcaccctgcggggggagggacagtctcgttctgtgtcactctgcggggggagggacagtctcgttctgtgtcactctgcgggggagggacagtctcattctgtgtcacctgcggggggagggacagtctcattctgtgtcaccctgcggggggagggacagtctcattctgtgtcaccctgcgggggagggacagtcctcattctgtgtcaccctgcggggggaggacagtctcatagctcccttctgtctgtgtcactgtgtcaccctgcgggggagggacagtctcgttctgtgtcaccctgcggggggagggacagtctcatagctcccttctgtctgtgtcactgtgtcaccctgcggggggagggacagtcttgttctgtgtcaccctgcgggggagggacagtctcattctgtgtcaccctgcgggggagggacagtctcgttctgtgtcaccctgcgggggagggacagtctcattctgtgtcaccctgcggggggagggacagtctcattctgtgtcaccctgcaggggggggggggggggacagtctcattctgtgtcaccctgcggggggagacccccctctcaccctctccaggCGGGGAGGTCTTTGCTTGCGTCGGCGCCGGTGCCGTTTCAGAAGCCGTGAGGCGCCTGCTCTGCTCCGTTGAGCTGCTGAACctgtgaggggggcggggggggtgggggggagagaagatttGAGCACTGTGTCAGCCCACGTTCtcccctggccccccccccctggttctgTGCCCCCCGTTACCGGCTCATGGTGTCGTCCTCCTCAGAGTCACAGATACTCGTCTCGATCTCACTGGTCAGAAGTGTTGATGCCGACTCGTAACCAGCGAGGTGCCTGTCCAACCGGCCGTTAACCCCGCGCACgctgcctgtaacacacacaccgccCGTTAACCCCGCGCACgctgcctgtaacacacacaccgccCGTTAACCCCGCGCACgctgcctgtaacacacacaccccccgtTAACCCCGCGCACgctgcctgtaacacacacaccgccCGTTAACCCCGCGCACGCTGCCTGTATCACACACAACGCCTGTTAACCCCGCGCAGgctgcctgtaacacacacaccgccCGTTAACCCCGCGCAGGCTGCCTGTAACACACACGGCCCGTTAACCCGCGCAGGctgcctgtatcacacacaccgcCCGTTAACCCCGCGCACGCTGCCTGTAACACACACGGCCCGTTAACCCCGCGCACGCTGCCTGTAACACACACGGCCCGTTAACCCCGCGCAGGctgcctgtatcacacacaccgcCCGTTAACCCCGCGCACGCTGCCTGTAACACACACGGCCCGTTAACCCGCGCGCgctgcctgtaacacacacaccgctGTTAACCCCGCGCTCGCTGCTGTATCACACACAACGCCTGTTAACCCCGCGCAGGctgctgtaacacacacaccgccCGTTAACCCCGCGCTCGctgcctgtacacacacaccgcccgTTAACCCCGTGCAGgctgcctgtaacacacacaccacctGTTAACCCCGCACACgctgcctgtaacacacacaccgccCGTTAACCCCGCGCACgctgcctgtaacacacacaccgccCGTTAACCCCGCGCACGCTGCCTGTATCACACACAACGCCTGTTAACCCCGCGCAGgctgcctgtaacacacacaccgccCGTTAACCCCGTGCAGGCTGCCTGTAACACACACGGCCCGTTACCCCGCGCAGgctgcctgtaacacacacaccgccCGTTAACCCGCGAGCGCTGCCTgtatcacacaccacacacaccgccCGTTTAACCCCGCGAGCgctgcctgtaacacacacacacaccgcccgtTAACCCCGCGAGCgctgcctgtaacacacacacaccgcccgtTAACCCCACACGCGCTGCCTGTAACACACAACGCCCGTTAACCCCACGCGCGCTGCCTGTAACACACAACGCCCGTTAACCCCACGCGCGCTGCCTGTAACACACACCGCCCGTTAACCCCGCGCACGCTGCTTGTAACACACACACCGCCTGTTAACCCCGCGCACGCTGCCTGTATCACACACCGCCCGTTAACCCCGCGCTGCCTGTAACACACACCGCCCGTTAACCCCACGCGCGCTGCCTGTAACACACACCGCCCGTTAACCCGCGCTCGCTGCTGTAACACACACCGCCCGTTAACCCCGCACACgctgcctgtaacacacacaccgccTGTTAAGCCCGCGCACGCTGCCTGTATCACACACCGCCCGTTAACCCCGCCGCTAGCGGCCTGTAATACACACCGCCCGTTAACCCCGCgctgcctgtaacacacacaccgccCATTAACCCCGCACACGCTGCCTGTAACACACACCGCCTGTTAACCCTGCGCATGctgcctgtatcacacacaccgcCCGTTAACCCCGCGCACGCTGTCTGTAACACACACTGCCCATTAACCCCGCGCACGCTGCTTGTAACACACACCGCCCGTTAACCTCGCACACGCTGCCTGTAACACACACGCCCGTTAAACCCGCGCACGCTGTCTGTAACACACACTGCCCATTAACCCCGCACACGCTACCTGTGACACACCGCCCGTTAACCTCGCACACGCTGCCTGTAACACACACCGCCCGTTAACCCCGCGCTGCCTGTAACACACACCGCCCGTTAACCGCGCGCACGCTGTCTGTAACACACACTGCCCATTAACCCCGCACACGCTGCCTGTAACACACACCGCCTGTTAACACCGCACACGCTGCCTGTAACACACACCGCCCGTTAACCCCGCACGCGctgcctgtgacacacaccacTGTTAACCCCGCGctgcctgtgacacacaccaccTGTTAACCCCGCGctgcctgtaacacacactgCCCATTAACCCCGCGCTCGCTGCCTGTAACACACACCGCCCGTTAACCCCGCACGCGctgcctgtgacacacaccaccTGTTAACCCGCGCTGCTGTGACACACACTGCCCGTTAACCCCACGCACGCTGCCTGTAACACACACCACCCGTTAACCCCGCACATGCTGCCTGTATCACACACCGCCCGTTAACCCCGCGCACGCTGCCTGTGACCCACCGTGCTCGCTGCTCTCCCGCCTCCGCGCTCGCTCCCTCCTCACGGATATCACAGACTCAGTCTCCGTCTCCTGGTCCAGGTTCTCGCGGCTGCCGGAAACCgttgggactgggggggggggggggagaagccgcGTTACCCGGGACATCCTCTGACAGGAGGGAGCGTGCGCACCGCCGCTCCGCTCATACTCACTGGAAGGAGGGCGGTCTCGAGTCCCCGATGCCACTGGTCCGCTCTGCGGGGGGCGGTggcagtggaggagggggaggggaaggagagggtcTCAAATCGGCGGGGGGAGGCGTCTGATCGGGCGGAGAGGTCTCGGAGGACAccagctgggggaggggggggaagggttaataCCCCGCCTCAAAGCATGCACACGAGGGGTTAATCCCCCGACCACCGTAAGGGATATAAAAAACATGGTGTATTCATCCGTTGCACCCCAGAATAAGGGCTTCATGAGGCCCCGCAGGGGCCCGGGGCTTGTCATCTGCATGCACATGCGTGTGCGTGTGGCATGTTACTCAGCGGGGAGTATACACCAGACGTGCGTGGCGTGTTATTCAGCGGGGAGTATACACTAGGCATGTGGCGTGTTACTCTGCGGGGAGTATACACCAGGCGTGTGCGCGTGTGGCGTGTTATTCAGCGGGGAGTATACACCaggcgtgtgtgcgtgtggcgtGTTACTCTGCGGGGAGTATACACTAGGCATGTGGCGTGTACTCGGCGGGGAGTATACACCaggcgtgtgcgcgtgtgcgtgttaTTCAGCGGGGAGTATACACCAGACGTGCGTGGCGTGTTTACTCAGCGGGGATGTATACACTAGGCATGTGGCGTGTTACTCAGCGGGGAGTATACACCAGGCGTGTGTGCGGCGTGTGACTCAGCGGGGAGTATACACCAGGCGTGTGCGCGTGTGGCGTGTTATTTAGCGGGGAGTATACACCAGGCGTGTGCGCGTGTTATTCAGCGGGAGTATACTCCAGGCGTGTGCGCGTGTGGCGTGTTATTCAGCGGGGAGTATACACCAGGCGTGGGCGGGACCCTCCTCACCCCCGGACTTACCCACGACACCACGCGCCCGTTGAAACACGGTAGCATGGCGTTGTCATCCGAGATCTCCTCCTTCACCACCCTGCGGGAGTATAAAGGTACCGGGTCACACGTGGTTATACAGCAGGACTTAAAGCCCAGGGGTACACactttatacattatatacagtcataAAGAGTATGCATGCGTGTCTGGGAGCTCCATTATATCAATGGCTCAAAGATGTATTCCCAGCACCTATGCATCATACGCACGGTATACTCATACGCACGGTATACATCAGTGAATGTCAGGTGTGTGTACACTGATATACCCCATCTATATACGTACACATCCTATCTATATACTGGAGATATATgttcacacacactatatactgaGATACCctatatgtacacacacgcacacccctaTGTATACACTATAtgttcatacacacacaaaacacctaTATACTGAGATAccctatgtacacacacacacacctatatactgaTACACCTCATCTATATAACGTTTTATATGTACACACACCTGTATACTGATATACCTGATCTATATACCAATATagattacacagagagagaaacatggGATCCATCAGGATCGATATATAGATAGAGAAAGATATACACACGCCTGTAGTACTCTGTATGGTTAGTAGTATAGGTATAAGGTGATATACACACGCCTGGTAGTACTCTGTATGGTTAGTAGTATAGGTATAAGGTGGTACTACCTATAGTATG
Above is a window of Ascaphus truei isolate aAscTru1 unplaced genomic scaffold, aAscTru1.hap1 HAP1_SCAFFOLD_3061, whole genome shotgun sequence DNA encoding:
- the LOC142483201 gene encoding LOW QUALITY PROTEIN: segment polarity protein dishevelled homolog DVL-2-like (The sequence of the model RefSeq protein was modified relative to this genomic sequence to represent the inferred CDS: deleted 2 bases in 2 codons), translating into MAGSGGETKVIYHLDEEETPYLVKVPVPAAAIRLRDFRAALGRSHVKYFFKAMDRDFGVVKEEISDDNAMLPCFNGRVVSWLVSSETSPPDQTPPPADLRPSPSPPPPPLPPPPAERTSGIGDSRPPSFHPTVSGSRENLDQETETESVISVRRERARRRESSEHGSVRGVNGRLDRHLAGYESASTLLTSEIETSICDSEEDDTMSRFSSSTEQSGASRLLKRHRRRRKQRPPRLERTSSFSSVTDSTMSLNIITVTLNKEKYNFLGISIVGQSNERGDGGIYIGSIMKGGAVAADGRIEPGDMLLQVNDINFENMSNDDAVRVLRDIVHKPGPIILTVAKCWDPSPQGYFTLPR